One Syntrophales bacterium genomic region harbors:
- a CDS encoding class I SAM-dependent methyltransferase, protein MIFSEEIARSYDDWLQTPIGCYIDGREKELILALTVPRDGERLLDVGCGTGEHLLLFREKGCDVTGIEPSPFMLEVAKQKLGNRADFHKGKAEDLPFSDNEFDIVTLITSLEFADDPEKAISEAIRVSRDRVFLGVLNKYSLLGAQRRLKLFGPSVYHSARFFHIAELTTMVRNQLRGVHIKWGSVIFLPYGCYKFARVMEESIPVMKNPFGAFVGLSFPVTFMYRTVQDIIRKPFKIKAESRYPARGIVKEMKE, encoded by the coding sequence ATGATTTTTAGTGAGGAGATAGCCAGGTCTTACGATGACTGGCTTCAGACACCCATCGGGTGTTATATTGATGGGAGGGAAAAGGAACTGATCCTTGCTCTCACCGTGCCGAGGGACGGCGAGAGGCTTCTTGACGTGGGCTGCGGTACAGGTGAGCATCTGCTCCTCTTCCGGGAAAAAGGTTGTGATGTGACGGGGATCGAACCGTCACCATTTATGCTTGAAGTAGCCAAGCAAAAACTCGGCAATCGAGCAGACTTCCATAAGGGGAAGGCCGAGGATCTCCCCTTTTCCGATAATGAATTCGATATCGTAACTTTGATTACCTCTCTCGAGTTTGCCGATGATCCCGAAAAGGCGATATCAGAGGCCATCAGGGTGTCACGGGACCGGGTCTTTCTCGGCGTCCTGAACAAATACTCTCTCCTCGGTGCCCAGCGGAGGTTAAAGTTGTTCGGCCCATCTGTGTATCACAGTGCCCGCTTTTTTCATATTGCTGAATTGACTACTATGGTGAGGAATCAGCTCCGTGGTGTCCATATCAAGTGGGGAAGTGTTATTTTTCTGCCCTACGGCTGCTATAAGTTTGCCAGAGTCATGGAAGAATCTATCCCGGTAATGAAAAATCCCTTCGGTGCCTTTGTCGGTCTGTCGTTTCCCGTCACCTTTATGTACAGGACGGTCCAGGATATCATCAGGAAACCCTTTAAGATAAAGGCAGAAAGTAGATATCCGGCGCGGGGAATTGTAAAGGAAATGAAGGAATGA
- the hemB gene encoding porphobilinogen synthase produces MYFPSYRPRRLRKNENFRRMIRETNLSVDDLVYPLFVVPGRGIKKPIASMPGHFQMSCDHIVKEVQKTKEMGIPAVLLFGIPEKKDEVASGAFAKDGIVQQAIRKIKNGVSDILVITDVCLCEYTSHGHCGMIKKGDIDNDTTLEVLAETAISHARAGADMVAPSAMMDGQVSAIRETLDEAGYEDLPIMAYSAKYASCFYGPFREAAESTPQFGDRRSYQMDAANSDEAIREMTLDVEEGADIIMVKPALPYLDIIRRAREEFDLPLAAYNVSGEFAMIKAAAASGWIDGERAMMEVLTSIKRAGADIIITYFARDAAGVLQR; encoded by the coding sequence ATGTATTTCCCGAGTTATCGGCCAAGGCGATTGAGAAAGAATGAAAATTTCCGGAGGATGATCAGAGAAACCAATCTGTCTGTGGATGATCTGGTCTATCCCCTCTTTGTGGTCCCCGGCAGGGGAATCAAAAAGCCGATTGCTTCTATGCCCGGTCATTTCCAGATGTCCTGCGATCATATAGTCAAGGAAGTGCAGAAGACAAAAGAGATGGGTATACCGGCGGTGCTCCTTTTCGGCATTCCTGAGAAGAAGGATGAAGTAGCATCGGGCGCCTTCGCTAAAGATGGGATCGTTCAGCAGGCGATAAGGAAGATCAAGAACGGGGTTTCCGATATCCTGGTAATTACCGATGTTTGCCTCTGTGAATACACCAGCCATGGTCATTGCGGGATGATCAAGAAGGGGGATATAGATAATGACACTACCCTTGAGGTCCTTGCAGAAACCGCCATCTCTCACGCCAGGGCAGGCGCTGATATGGTTGCCCCTTCGGCCATGATGGATGGCCAGGTGAGCGCTATTCGGGAGACCCTCGATGAGGCAGGATATGAAGATCTGCCGATCATGGCCTACTCAGCCAAATACGCCTCCTGTTTTTATGGGCCTTTCCGTGAGGCCGCCGAAAGTACCCCGCAGTTTGGCGACAGAAGGTCCTATCAGATGGATGCAGCCAACAGTGATGAGGCGATCCGGGAGATGACCCTCGACGTGGAAGAGGGTGCCGATATTATTATGGTAAAGCCCGCCCTCCCGTATCTTGATATTATCCGTCGGGCGCGGGAGGAATTCGACTTACCCCTTGCCGCCTATAATGTCAGCGGGGAGTTTGCCATGATCAAAGCGGCTGCCGCTTCTGGCTGGATTGATGGGGAGAGGGCAATGATGGAGGTCCTGACCTCTATAAAAAGGGCCGGGGCGGATATCATCATCACCTATTTTGCCCGGGATGCGGCAGGAGTACTCCAGAGGTAA
- a CDS encoding acyloxyacyl hydrolase gives MKPRHFIRPFFFLVLILFHGLAYGGEESSARPSIKDRLLTESAFITGFGTSEINEGHYQPVLLIWHLGIDLKKYFPKMKDWKGSLSGYLEPQFNPVTDPETDFEFGIGLGVQYTHPLTDKLSAYISGSVGPHYISVVTRDQANGFIFSNAIGAGLYFFLTKNSAINLGYRLRHISNATLAKPNRGIDTQFGVIGYAVFF, from the coding sequence TTGAAGCCACGCCATTTCATCCGCCCTTTTTTTTTCTTAGTTCTCATCCTTTTCCATGGCTTAGCCTATGGAGGTGAAGAATCATCTGCTAGGCCTTCTATTAAGGACAGGTTACTGACCGAATCGGCCTTCATCACCGGTTTTGGAACGAGCGAAATTAACGAGGGTCACTATCAACCTGTTCTACTCATCTGGCATCTCGGTATAGACCTGAAAAAATATTTCCCAAAAATGAAAGACTGGAAGGGAAGTCTTTCTGGTTATCTTGAACCCCAGTTTAATCCCGTCACAGACCCCGAGACGGACTTCGAGTTTGGCATCGGTCTGGGTGTTCAGTACACACACCCCCTCACGGACAAGTTGTCCGCCTACATATCAGGGAGTGTTGGACCACATTACATTTCCGTAGTTACAAGAGATCAGGCCAATGGATTTATCTTTTCCAATGCCATCGGGGCGGGCCTGTATTTCTTCCTCACAAAAAATTCGGCCATCAATCTTGGCTACCGTCTGCGGCATATCTCGAATGCAACTCTTGCAAAACCAAACCGGGGTATTGATACCCAATTTGGCGTCATCGGTTACGCGGTATTTTTTTGA
- a CDS encoding HAD family hydrolase: MKKNAAVFLDRDGTIVEEVGYLDSLEKLILFPHTSEAIRTINESGMKAVVITNQSGVARGYFKEDFVRTVHRHIEKTLREKGAVIDGFYYCPHHPTEGKGEYLASCKCRKPEPGMLIRASEDMDIDLARSYVVGDMIKDIVLAGRVGAKGVLVRTGYGSETEKEIICQRIKPAYTAEDILDAVKWIIEDRKR, from the coding sequence ATGAAAAAAAATGCCGCCGTCTTCCTGGACAGGGACGGGACAATCGTCGAAGAGGTGGGATATCTGGACAGCCTGGAAAAATTAATACTCTTTCCCCATACATCTGAAGCCATCAGGACGATTAACGAAAGCGGGATGAAGGCTGTGGTGATCACCAATCAGTCCGGTGTGGCAAGAGGGTATTTCAAAGAGGATTTTGTCAGGACGGTGCACCGGCATATCGAGAAGACGCTCCGGGAAAAAGGAGCTGTCATTGACGGGTTTTACTACTGTCCTCATCACCCGACGGAGGGAAAGGGGGAATATTTAGCCTCCTGCAAATGCAGGAAACCGGAGCCGGGAATGCTTATCAGGGCCTCGGAAGATATGGATATTGATCTTGCCCGTTCTTACGTAGTGGGAGACATGATTAAAGATATCGTTCTGGCGGGCAGGGTCGGGGCAAAAGGGGTCCTGGTCAGAACGGGCTACGGGTCGGAAACGGAAAAGGAGATCATCTGCCAAAGGATCAAACCGGCCTATACCGCCGAAGATATACTCGATGCCGTCAAGTGGATCATAGAGGACCGCAAGAGGTGA
- the moaA gene encoding GTP 3',8-cyclase MoaA, with translation MLDKYDRDINYLRISVTDRCNLRCVYCTPREGRSLLGHDDILRYEEILRVIRVAVKMGVVKVRVTGGEPLVRRSIVDFIASLKTIKGIDDISLTTNGILLEAFAERLFNAGMKRINISLDSLNASKYTRITRGGDLDAVLRGIDEVYRVGFLPIKINTVAIKGFNDDEVLDFARLTLYKPYQIRFIELMPIGEAGMENNGRYLSNDIIRERINRLYRLEPVNGNQEPEVGGQGLPLSGPARMYRITGGVGEIGFISPVSRQFCLSCNRLRLTADGHLRACLLSDEEVDLKGPLQDGCSDVELEGLIKRVIAGKPVQYSMACNENHIKKCMREMSSIGG, from the coding sequence ATGCTTGATAAATACGATAGGGATATTAATTACCTGAGGATATCGGTCACAGACAGGTGCAACCTTCGTTGCGTTTACTGTACCCCCAGGGAGGGGCGATCTCTGTTGGGACATGATGATATCCTCCGATATGAAGAAATACTAAGGGTCATCAGAGTGGCTGTGAAGATGGGGGTTGTCAAGGTCAGGGTGACCGGTGGTGAGCCCCTCGTCAGGCGTAGCATTGTAGATTTCATTGCCTCCCTGAAGACGATAAAAGGTATTGATGACATTAGCCTGACGACGAACGGTATCCTCCTTGAGGCATTTGCAGAGAGGCTCTTTAATGCCGGTATGAAACGGATCAATATAAGTCTCGATTCTTTGAATGCCAGCAAATACACCCGTATTACCAGAGGAGGTGATCTGGACGCAGTTCTTCGGGGTATTGATGAAGTATACAGGGTCGGTTTTTTGCCTATCAAGATCAATACTGTGGCCATAAAAGGATTTAATGACGATGAAGTGCTGGATTTTGCAAGACTGACCCTCTATAAGCCGTATCAGATCAGGTTCATTGAGTTGATGCCGATAGGTGAGGCAGGCATGGAGAATAACGGCAGATATCTATCCAACGATATCATTAGGGAGAGAATCAACAGGCTTTACCGGCTCGAACCTGTCAATGGCAATCAGGAGCCAGAGGTCGGAGGTCAGGGATTGCCGCTCAGTGGCCCTGCACGGATGTACAGGATTACAGGTGGTGTGGGAGAGATTGGTTTCATAAGTCCGGTAAGCCGCCAGTTCTGTCTATCGTGTAACCGGCTCCGTCTCACCGCGGATGGTCATCTGCGGGCGTGTCTACTTTCAGATGAAGAGGTAGACCTGAAGGGTCCGCTGCAGGACGGATGTTCTGATGTGGAGTTAGAAGGGCTTATAAAAAGGGTAATTGCCGGAAAACCGGTACAATACAGTATGGCCTGTAATGAAAACCACATCAAAAAATGCATGCGAGAGATGTCTTCCATAGGTGGATGA
- the amrS gene encoding AmmeMemoRadiSam system radical SAM enzyme, giving the protein MMREAMLYEKMDDGKVKCHLCSHRCRIVPSKRGICGVRENREGILYTLVYGMIVAENVDPIEKKPLFHLWPGSRSFSIATVGCNFRCSFCQNHDISQIPRETGNIAGRETSPVDVVERAVRTGSRTIAYTYTEPTVFFEFAYDIARIAHERGLKNVFVTNGFMTEETLEVIAPYLDAANVDMKSFQDDFYKKRCGARLTPVLTSLRKMKSLGIWVEVTTLLIPGLNDSEEELRQIAEFIYSIGAETPWHISRFHPQYKMNTLPLTPVETIHQAARIGKACGLKYVYVGNVPGDEGEDTVCPHCGELLIDRYGFYIEKIRLQGSNCPQCGTALDGIF; this is encoded by the coding sequence ATGATGCGAGAAGCTATGCTATATGAAAAGATGGATGACGGCAAGGTGAAATGCCATCTCTGCAGTCACAGGTGCAGGATCGTCCCTTCGAAGCGTGGTATATGCGGGGTGCGGGAAAACAGGGAAGGGATACTTTACACTCTGGTCTATGGGATGATCGTTGCGGAGAATGTTGATCCCATAGAAAAGAAACCTCTTTTTCATCTCTGGCCGGGATCAAGATCATTTTCCATCGCCACGGTGGGGTGTAATTTCCGTTGTTCCTTCTGTCAGAACCACGATATCTCGCAGATACCCCGGGAGACGGGAAACATTGCGGGACGGGAGACCTCCCCTGTAGATGTTGTGGAAAGGGCTGTGAGGACGGGATCGAGGACTATTGCCTACACCTACACGGAGCCTACCGTTTTTTTTGAATTTGCCTATGATATTGCCCGCATTGCCCATGAAAGGGGATTAAAGAATGTCTTTGTGACCAACGGTTTCATGACCGAAGAGACCCTGGAGGTTATTGCACCCTATCTGGATGCGGCCAATGTGGATATGAAGTCTTTCCAGGATGATTTTTATAAAAAAAGGTGCGGGGCACGTCTGACACCGGTTCTTACCAGCTTAAGGAAGATGAAGAGTCTGGGTATCTGGGTGGAGGTGACCACCCTTCTCATCCCCGGTTTAAATGACAGCGAAGAGGAACTCCGGCAGATTGCCGAATTCATTTATTCAATCGGGGCGGAGACCCCTTGGCATATCAGTCGTTTTCATCCACAATATAAAATGAATACATTACCTCTCACGCCTGTTGAGACGATACACCAGGCCGCGCGCATCGGCAAGGCGTGCGGACTTAAGTATGTTTATGTTGGCAATGTGCCGGGGGATGAGGGGGAGGATACGGTATGTCCCCATTGTGGGGAACTTCTCATAGACCGCTACGGCTTCTATATTGAAAAGATTCGTCTCCAGGGATCAAACTGCCCCCAATGCGGTACCGCTCTGGATGGGATATTCTAA
- a CDS encoding metallophosphoesterase family protein, with protein sequence MGKIFAIGDIHGCLFKLKEMMTLIEIDPVDDTLVFVGDYIDRGPDVRGVVDLILHIKRTINDVICLMGNHEQLFLDYLDDMNKDLFLINGGMSTILSYGLIGRGDGEKRNVPETHMQFFTTLYPYYETDDYIFVHAGLRPGIPLAQQDRDDILWIRNEFIASDYDFGKLVVFGHTPLSAPLVDTNKIGIDTGAVYGGKLTCVELPEIKIHQV encoded by the coding sequence ATGGGAAAGATATTTGCCATTGGTGATATCCATGGCTGCCTCTTCAAGCTGAAGGAGATGATGACCCTGATCGAGATCGATCCGGTGGATGATACACTTGTCTTTGTGGGAGATTATATTGACAGGGGCCCCGATGTCCGGGGGGTTGTTGATCTGATCCTCCATATCAAGAGGACCATTAACGACGTCATTTGTCTGATGGGAAATCATGAGCAGTTGTTCCTCGACTATCTTGACGACATGAATAAGGACCTCTTTCTGATCAACGGTGGGATGAGTACTATTTTGTCGTACGGTCTTATCGGGCGAGGGGATGGTGAGAAGAGGAACGTTCCGGAGACCCACATGCAATTCTTCACCACCCTTTATCCGTACTATGAGACAGATGATTACATCTTTGTCCATGCCGGTTTGAGGCCTGGCATTCCTCTCGCACAGCAGGACAGAGACGATATTTTATGGATAAGGAATGAGTTTATAGCTTCTGACTATGATTTTGGAAAGCTCGTGGTCTTCGGCCATACACCCCTTTCCGCCCCATTGGTGGATACAAACAAGATAGGAATTGATACGGGGGCTGTTTATGGTGGAAAACTGACATGTGTGGAGCTACCAGAAATTAAGATACATCAGGTCTGA
- a CDS encoding Trm112 family protein, with translation MAISKELLDILACPRCKGEIYLNETEDGLICDQCKLLYEIKDGIPIMLIEEAKNIE, from the coding sequence ATGGCTATCAGTAAAGAACTGCTGGATATTTTGGCATGCCCCAGATGCAAGGGGGAGATCTACCTTAATGAAACGGAAGATGGTCTGATCTGCGACCAGTGCAAGCTCTTATATGAGATCAAAGACGGTATCCCTATCATGCTGATCGAGGAGGCAAAAAATATAGAATGA
- the ftsY gene encoding signal recognition particle-docking protein FtsY, whose protein sequence is MEGKDLEMGMEGRSFFEKLKTGLAKTREILVKNIDGIIFGGKVIDQKLFEELEEALITADVGPAFTYDLIEKMKERVKRRELKSPELLRSILRDYMMDILRKNESPLLIPRNELFTIMVVGVNGTGKTTTVGKMAYSFQEEGRSVLLAAADTFRAAAIEQLEIWSQRVGVPLVKQKTGSDPSAVVFDALHMAKSNKIDTVIVDTAGRLHTKVNLMEELKKMKRIMGRELPGAPHEILLVLDATTGQNAITQAKMFNEDIGVTGIVLTKLDGTAKGGVIIRIAREFNIPIRYIGIGEGLDDLRRFDSKEFVNAIFGEN, encoded by the coding sequence ATGGAAGGGAAGGATTTGGAAATGGGCATGGAAGGGAGGAGTTTTTTTGAGAAGCTGAAAACAGGACTCGCCAAAACGAGGGAGATCCTTGTCAAAAACATTGATGGCATTATCTTTGGGGGAAAGGTTATTGATCAGAAACTCTTTGAAGAACTGGAAGAGGCGCTGATAACGGCTGATGTGGGGCCGGCCTTTACCTATGATCTGATAGAAAAAATGAAAGAGCGGGTCAAGAGAAGGGAACTTAAGAGTCCGGAACTGCTGAGAAGTATCTTAAGGGATTACATGATGGACATCCTGAGGAAAAACGAATCCCCCCTGCTTATCCCCCGGAATGAGCTCTTTACCATTATGGTGGTGGGGGTCAATGGAACCGGTAAGACCACCACCGTCGGAAAGATGGCGTATAGTTTTCAAGAGGAAGGGAGGTCCGTCTTGTTAGCTGCGGCTGATACTTTCAGGGCTGCGGCAATCGAGCAGCTTGAGATATGGAGCCAGAGGGTGGGAGTTCCCCTGGTTAAACAGAAGACCGGTTCAGACCCTTCCGCCGTTGTTTTTGATGCCCTGCATATGGCAAAATCTAACAAAATAGATACAGTCATCGTTGATACGGCAGGCAGGCTTCACACTAAGGTTAATCTGATGGAGGAGCTGAAGAAGATGAAGCGCATCATGGGAAGGGAGCTTCCCGGTGCCCCGCATGAGATCCTCCTTGTCCTTGATGCCACGACCGGCCAGAATGCCATTACCCAGGCGAAGATGTTCAACGAGGATATTGGTGTGACAGGAATCGTCCTGACCAAACTGGACGGGACGGCGAAGGGGGGGGTAATCATCAGGATTGCCAGGGAATTCAACATCCCGATACGGTATATCGGTATCGGTGAAGGTCTGGATGATTTGAGAAGGTTTGATAGTAAAGAATTTGTCAATGCCATTTTCGGGGAAAATTGA
- the greA gene encoding transcription elongation factor GreA, giving the protein MEKIPITKAGFEKLKRELEYLKTVSIPENIRDIEEARAHGDISENAEYAAAKERQAFIQGKVQEMENNLALSNIIDLKGLNNDRVVFGSLVVIEDVATGNDIKYQLVGPLESDVSENKISVTSPIGKALIGKSIGDNIKVKTPGGIREFEVVDILREEEN; this is encoded by the coding sequence ATGGAGAAGATACCTATTACAAAAGCGGGGTTTGAAAAATTAAAGAGAGAATTGGAATATCTGAAGACAGTTTCAATACCTGAAAATATAAGAGATATTGAGGAAGCCAGAGCCCACGGAGATATATCGGAAAATGCAGAATATGCGGCGGCCAAGGAAAGGCAGGCTTTCATTCAGGGCAAGGTGCAGGAGATGGAAAATAATCTTGCCCTGTCAAACATCATTGACTTAAAGGGTCTCAACAATGACAGGGTCGTCTTTGGCTCATTGGTTGTCATTGAAGATGTCGCCACAGGAAATGACATAAAATATCAACTGGTTGGTCCCCTTGAATCTGATGTTAGTGAAAATAAAATTTCTGTAACCTCTCCCATAGGAAAGGCGCTGATCGGTAAGAGCATCGGTGATAATATCAAGGTCAAAACACCGGGAGGCATCAGAGAATTTGAGGTTGTAGATATCCTACGTGAAGAAGAAAACTGA
- the ahbC gene encoding 12,18-didecarboxysiroheme deacetylase, with translation MIGISKLYCGAVEAADVLRYGRESGKLPSHLLQFSADKKPVVVWNTTRRCNLKCIHCYSSSQNIHYADELTTDEGKKLITDLAAFGCPVILFSGGEPLMREDLPELARFAVDQGMRAVISTNGTLITKEKAEVFREIGLSYVGVSLDGVKETHDRFRGVKGAFDTTMKGISICRDAGIKVGIRFTMNKKNAGDIPAIFDLLEKEDIPRVCFYHFVYAGRGSKLMEEDLSHEETRAALDLIMDRTRDLFIRSTPREVLTVDNHADGPYLYLRLLREDPRRAAEVMELLLMNGGNSSGHGIGCVSWDGEVHADQFWRGLSFGNVRQRPFGEIWMDTSNELMAKLKDKKHHLKGRCATCRWLAICGGNFRARAEAATGDIWAPDPACYLTDDEIKV, from the coding sequence ATGATCGGTATTTCAAAATTGTACTGTGGAGCGGTAGAGGCCGCTGATGTCCTTCGCTACGGTAGGGAATCGGGAAAACTTCCCTCTCATCTCCTCCAGTTTTCGGCGGACAAAAAACCCGTGGTTGTTTGGAACACGACCAGACGGTGCAATCTGAAGTGCATCCATTGTTACTCCAGTTCACAGAATATTCATTATGCCGATGAATTAACAACAGATGAGGGGAAAAAGTTAATTACCGATTTGGCTGCCTTCGGCTGCCCGGTGATCCTCTTTTCCGGTGGCGAACCCCTGATGCGGGAAGATCTTCCTGAATTGGCCCGGTTTGCCGTGGATCAGGGGATGCGGGCCGTGATCTCCACCAACGGCACCTTGATTACTAAGGAAAAAGCGGAAGTATTCAGAGAGATCGGTCTGTCCTATGTCGGGGTCAGCCTCGATGGCGTCAAAGAGACCCATGACCGGTTCCGGGGGGTCAAGGGGGCCTTTGACACGACGATGAAGGGGATTAGTATCTGCCGGGATGCGGGGATCAAGGTAGGCATCCGCTTTACGATGAACAAGAAAAATGCAGGAGATATTCCGGCTATTTTTGATCTCCTTGAAAAGGAAGACATCCCGCGGGTATGTTTCTATCATTTCGTCTATGCGGGCCGCGGATCGAAGCTGATGGAGGAAGACCTGTCCCACGAAGAAACACGGGCAGCCCTAGACCTCATCATGGACAGGACCCGTGACCTTTTTATCCGGTCAACACCACGGGAGGTCCTGACCGTGGACAACCATGCCGACGGACCTTATCTCTATCTGCGCCTCCTGAGGGAGGACCCCCGCAGAGCGGCGGAGGTCATGGAACTCTTGCTGATGAATGGGGGAAACAGTTCCGGCCACGGTATCGGTTGTGTGAGCTGGGATGGTGAGGTCCATGCGGATCAGTTCTGGAGAGGCTTATCCTTTGGTAATGTAAGGCAGCGTCCCTTTGGCGAGATCTGGATGGATACCTCAAATGAACTGATGGCGAAGCTGAAAGATAAAAAACATCATCTGAAGGGAAGATGCGCCACCTGCCGCTGGCTCGCAATCTGTGGGGGTAATTTTCGGGCCAGGGCAGAAGCGGCTACCGGTGATATATGGGCCCCCGATCCTGCTTGTTATCTTACCGATGATGAGATTAAAGTTTAA
- a CDS encoding glycosyltransferase family 9 protein, giving the protein MNILIVKLSAIGDVVHTLPSLAALRKLYPTADITWVIEEATSDLIKEHPYLDRVIVSHRKRWIRDLKKGHIGKTIKDIRSFIKAIRGRPYDLVIDFHGLLKSAVIVLLSSGRRKLGYHSMQELSGLFLNEKIPEDMGKHAVFRYLDFLRYLGADMGEPEFLIPIQKENRERVEELLKTNHIDRKDGFVVVNPIAFWETKLWEEEKFARLCDLITEELKVRVIFTGSECEKIHRLQSLMTLPSINLGGRTTLRDLAYLYQLAALLVTTDSGPMHIAAAVGTPVVALFGPTDPSRTGPFGQGHTVIQKGLPCSPCFLKKCATKKCMYEITAEDVFHEVKEKFSTHRKEKVN; this is encoded by the coding sequence GTGAATATTCTTATTGTTAAATTGAGCGCCATTGGTGACGTCGTCCATACCCTCCCCTCGCTTGCTGCGCTGCGCAAACTCTACCCTACTGCCGATATCACCTGGGTTATCGAAGAGGCCACATCAGACCTGATCAAGGAACACCCGTATCTGGACAGGGTAATCGTCTCTCACCGAAAGCGGTGGATCAGAGACCTTAAAAAAGGCCATATCGGTAAAACAATTAAAGATATCCGATCCTTCATCAAGGCGATAAGGGGACGGCCCTACGATCTGGTCATTGATTTTCATGGACTCCTGAAGAGCGCTGTTATTGTCCTTCTCAGTTCCGGCAGGAGAAAATTGGGTTACCACAGCATGCAGGAATTGAGTGGTCTGTTTCTCAACGAAAAAATCCCCGAGGATATGGGAAAACACGCCGTTTTTCGCTACCTCGACTTTCTCCGCTACCTGGGCGCAGATATGGGGGAACCAGAATTCCTGATCCCCATCCAAAAGGAAAACAGAGAAAGAGTGGAAGAGCTCTTAAAAACGAATCATATTGACAGAAAAGATGGTTTTGTGGTAGTAAACCCAATCGCTTTCTGGGAAACAAAGCTCTGGGAAGAAGAAAAATTTGCCCGGTTATGTGATCTGATCACGGAAGAATTGAAGGTCAGAGTCATCTTCACGGGAAGTGAGTGCGAGAAGATCCATCGCCTTCAATCCCTGATGACCCTTCCCTCTATTAATTTGGGAGGCAGGACGACCCTTCGGGATCTTGCCTATCTCTACCAGTTAGCCGCGCTTCTGGTCACGACCGACTCAGGTCCCATGCATATCGCAGCGGCAGTAGGAACACCGGTTGTTGCCCTTTTCGGGCCTACCGATCCTTCCCGGACAGGACCTTTTGGACAGGGACATACGGTGATTCAAAAAGGACTACCGTGCAGCCCGTGTTTCTTAAAGAAGTGCGCCACGAAAAAATGCATGTATGAAATCACCGCCGAAGATGTCTTTCATGAGGTGAAGGAAAAATTTTCTACCCACAGAAAGGAGAAGGTAAATTGA
- a CDS encoding DUF2007 domain-containing protein translates to MDEEKWEIVHTASGMTNAYIIMGRLKTEGIPTRLKYDVAGTIYAVTIDGLGGVEILVPAACLEKAREVLSQSYEDENMDWKNPVTP, encoded by the coding sequence GTGGACGAGGAAAAATGGGAAATTGTCCATACGGCGTCGGGTATGACCAATGCGTACATCATCATGGGAAGGTTAAAGACGGAAGGTATCCCCACCCGATTGAAATATGACGTAGCAGGGACAATTTATGCAGTCACGATTGATGGCCTGGGTGGAGTGGAGATTCTGGTTCCTGCCGCTTGTCTCGAGAAGGCCAGGGAGGTGCTGTCTCAATCTTACGAAGATGAAAATATGGACTGGAAAAACCCGGTAACCCCTTAG